GATCTCGCACGCAAGCCTCACAGCGCTGTGCGCGCTCTTGCACGCAATCATGAACGAGTCGCCGATCGTCTTCACCTCGTAGCACCCGTGCTTCGCGATCAGCTGCCGGATcacgcggtggtgcgccacAATCGCGTCAGCcatcagctgcggcagcgcggccCACAGCGCAGTGCTGCTCTCGATGTCCGTGAAGACCAGCGTCACCGGCTCGTCACCGTCCTTCGGCGCCGCGTCGTTGTCCCGGTTGTCCATGCAGCAGTACAGGAGCAGCCCAACAGCTGCAATCGACGCGACAACAAGCAGCACGACGCCGGCAATGATGCCGTTGCGCTCCGCAGGCGTCAGCGCACTCGACGCCACGCGAGGCCTGTACACCAAGGACGGCGTCATCGGagccgtcagcggcggcacccgCGGGTCCAGCATCCTCTGCACGGAGAGCATCACAATGCTCTGCGCGCCGTAGTTTTCGTATATGCAGTCATCACCGCTCGCCGTCGTGGTGCAGCTCCACTGAAAGGGGCCCAGGGACATACTGTGCGCGTTGATGGTGCCATGCGTGTAGACTCTCTCCTGCAGTGAGGTGGAGTTAACAACGCCTCCTTTCTCATACGCTACAGCCTGGATGAATGCGATGGATAAGAAGTTGCGCAGCAGGGACGGCGTGTGGCTTGCCGGGTCCGGGAAAATGGTGGTGAAGAGCCTCATCAGCGGACTCGCTTCGAGTGCGCTCTCCGACGTGTCACTCCACAGCGGCAGGCTGGTGAACGACATCAGACGCGCCTGCACAGAGGTAGGCATCACGGAGAAGGCAGCGACGAGGCTGTCGTAGCTATGTGCGAGGTCGCAAAACGAAATAACCGCGATTGCCGATGGGTTCGCAACAAGGAAGCTGGCGATCACGCCCACGTCGTCCTCCGTGATCCCAAGAACAAAGTTGATCTTATCAGGTGCAAGCGAAGTCGCCACAGACGCCCCCGGCGAGATGCCCGCGGTGGAGGGGTCGGGGAGGTTGAACGTGGCGGCCGTCTTCACCCCCAGTGCTGTGATGTcacgcacgctcgcgctgctgtacTCGTGCAGCACAAGGTTCACACCTGCGCTGATCGACGTCACGGCAGTCACGACTGCCATCCTCGAGTAGAGGACGTACATCTCCTGCTCCAGTGTCGGCATCAGGAACAGGTAGTTCGACTTCGGCACCACTATGCTCGGCCGGTTGAACACGGGAGAGATCACCAGCGTGCCGTTCACGTCAATGCTTCGAAGCAGCGGACCGGTGATCACATCCACAGTGTAGTTCAAGAGCTCCCGGTCAAGAATACCCTGCCCCGTCGCTTGCGTCGCGTTCAGCATCGCCGGGTTGAACGCGGCAAAGTCCAAACCGCTTCCGTCGACTGCATTTTGAATTACCGTCCTCAtccgtgcagcagcagccgtcaGCTTCGGGAAGTCGGAGAAGTTCAGTATCAGAGCGCTCAGCGGCTTCGACACCGCGATGTTTTTCAAGTAGCAGACGGACTGCGCGTAGTTGAAGGCGGATCGAGATGAGAACGTCCACGACGCCTTGTGTAGGTGTTGGAGAATAGCGGCGCGCCCGCCCTGGTTGCAGTAGCACACAGCACCGAGAAACGCGGCAACAGGAGTGCAGGGAGCGCCATAGTCGCCAAGCACATAATCCTCAGAAATGATATATCGGTTTTGATCAAAGAGCCCCGTCACGTACGCCCTTCGATCCGTGATCCAGAGCGGCTGATCCAGCGTCTGCATGATCACCTTCCCGGGAAGCCACCCAGCAAACATCagctgcgtgctgctcgGGTGCTCGTTGAAGAACCTCCTCACGTCCGCGGCAGAGTCCGATGACGGTGGCTCATGCCCCCAAGGGCCGTACTCCCGCACAGCCTTTGCCTCGTCAGCCCACAGGCTCGCGTCGACGCGGCCGGTCTGCTCCATGTACTTCCCCATCTCGGCACGGAACAGCTCAACGTGCTGCACATTGGCATAAGAGACAGGAAGTGTGTTGGCGCTCGACATGAGCTGTCCGTCCACAGGCGTCAGCTTCCCGGCCATCGCAAGGTCGTAGTACACCTGAAACGCGATCCTCTGCAGCGGAAGCACTCAGAGGGCTNNNNNNNNNNNNNNNNNNNNNNNNNNNNNNNNNNNNNNNNNNNNNNNNNNNNNNNNNNNNNNNNNNNNNNNNNNNNNNNNNNNNNNNNNNNNNNNNNNNNATCCCAAGAACAAAGTTGATCTTATCAGGTGCAAGCGAAGTCGCCACAGACGCCCCCGGCGAGATGCCCGCGGTGGAGGGGTCGGGGAGGTTGAACGTGGCGGCCGTCTTCACCCCCAGTGCTGTGATGTcacgcacgctcgcgctgctgtacTCGTGCAGCACAAGGTTCACACCTGCGCTGATCGACGTCACGGCAGTCACGACTGCCATCCTCGAGTAGAGGACGTACATCTCCTGCTCCAGTGTCGGCATCAGGAACAGGTAGTTCGACTTCGGCACCACTATGCTCGGCCGGTTGAACACGGGAGAGATCACCAGCGTGCCGTTCACGTCAATGCTTCGAAGCAGCGGACCGGTGATCACATCCACAGTGTAGTTCAAGAGCTCCCGGTCAAGAATACCCTGCCCCGTCGCTTGCGTCGCGTTCAGCATCGCCGGGTTGAACGCGGCAAAGTCCAAACCGCTTCCGTCGACTGCATTTTGAATTACCGTCCTCAtccgtgcagcagcagccgtcaGCTTCGGGAGGTCGGAGAAGTTCAGTATCAGAGCGCTCAGCGGCTTCGACACCGCGATGTTTTTCAAGTAGCAGACGGACTGCGCGTAGTTGAAGGCGGATTGGAATGAGAACGTCCACGACGCCTTGTGTAGGTGTTGGAGAATAGCGGCGCGCCCGCCCTGGTTGCAGTAGCACACAGCACCGAGAAACGCGGCAACAGGAGTGCAGGGAGCGCCGTAGTCGCCAATCACAATGTCTCCGGCAATCATATATCGGTTTTGATCAAAGAGCCCCGTCACGTACGCCCTTCGATCCGTGATCCAGAGCGGCTGATCCAGCGTCTGCATGATCACCTTCCCGGGAAGCCACCCAGCAAACATCagctgcgtgctgctcgGGTGCTCGTTGAAGAACCTCCTCACGTCCGCGGCAGAGTCCGACGACGGTGGCTCATGCCCCCAAGGGCCGTACTCCCGCACAGCCTTTGCCTCGTCAGCCCACAGGCTCGCGTCGACGCGGCCGGTCTGCTCCATGTACTTCCCCATCTCGGCACGGAACAGCTCAACGTGCTGCACATTGGCATAAGAGACAGGAAGTGTGTTGGCGCTCGACATGAGCTGTCCGTCCACAGGCGTCAGCTTCCCGGCCATCGCAAGGTCGTAGTACACCTGAAACGCGATCCTCTGCAGCGGGAAGCACGTCATGATGTACGCCGACGACGTGCGCGGGTCCGTCAGCACGACCCGCAGGAACTCCGCAACCTGCCTCCCGGGCATCCCCCACAGAATGATCACCTGCGGGTACGTGTTCGCCATCGCATCGAAGACCGTCATGTCCACAGCAGAGTCCGTCATCGAGTGCGGCGCGGAGTACAGAGCTGGCGGCTcgagcgagaaagaggcgaACACCGCCCTTACCATCTGGTACTCCGAGTCGCCGAACTGCACACCCGTCAGGTACATGAACGCAGTGCGGCGCGCGCGAATCGTCTTCAGGATGTGCGTCAGCATCACTGTAATCTCCGTCCGCGGCTCCGCACGCATGTAGTACACACTGTCActccacacgcgcaccgcaCTCGACCCCGTGAACGGGCCCAGGAACATCAAGTCCATGTCCCGAAACGCAGCAGTCTCCAGCACGCTCCACATGAGCGGGTCCAAGAAGGGCCCAATCACGCCAAGCAGCGTCGGGTAGTCCTCAAGCGCCTTCCTCACGACAGCCGTTATGTTGGACGGGTCGACTTTCGGGTCAGGGTCCACGATCTTAATCGGCCGCCCGTTAGCAGTCTTGTAGCCAGACGCGTACAGCGCGGCGTCGATGCCCAGCCACAGCGCCTTCGCATCGTTCGCCATGAACGGGTCGAGAGAGTACATGGCGTTGAGCAGGTACACCGGGTCGTTggagccgccgccgttgccgtcgaCAGCCagtgcaggcggcgcagcgctgagggccgccgccaccactgcgagCACAGCAAGGGCCACGAGCCGCAAACCGGCACCCGCGCCCACACAGCAAGTGCGCCGGCAAGTGGTGGCAGCCAGCGTCCAGCACGCCATCGgcgggaaagaaaggggaggagaggggtgggttGTGTATGCGCGCggaacagagaagagggacgcggcggggagagggcgggagCAATCGAGGCAAAGGGATTGGAGGCAATGGGGAGGCGCACAGGGcacagggaaagaggggagaacaAAGCGAGGGAGctcggggaggggggagggtggctGAAGAAAAGCCCGGCGCGAAAAACAAGCGGGCGCCCAGCTAAGAAATCAGGATGAAATACAGGCGGGCAAGGGAAAgagcgggaggagggagaaggggggcggggggcggaGACGCCACCAAGTGCGGATCGCGCCTTACGCGCAAGCTAATAAAGCGGAAAACTAAGCAGGAAAGCACAGCAAAAAGCGCCGCAGAAGCAGAGAAGTcgaagaggcagcggcacaagGCGGGGCACAGGCGGGCGAGAGCGGCAGCCCCACAGCAGATGCACACGTGGTACGGACAGACGCGGTAATGCCCgcgagaggggtggaggcggGGCGCGAGGCCGTATGATGCGTGTGGGGCGCAGCCAATACCTCCACCGCTGGCAACAACTCAAGAGCAGAGGCGTGAACAAAGTAGAAAACAAAGACGGGCAGGCGGACGCTGCCGCGGTAACGGCGCTGTCCGGTGTGTAGAACGGTGCCTTTGCGCGTATGTGGGTAGCCGCGCGTCGGCTTATCCCTGTCGTGCGCCGGCGACCTCTCCAGCCCGCGGCGCCACcatacagacacacacaggcgtgagagcggcggcagggggacaaaggagagaggcaaagtGTGTGTATACGGCGCGCGGCCGCACAGCCCCCTGTGTTCTCGCGAACAGGGACGCAACGCGGAGAGCACGGAAGAagcgggagaagagggcggagACAGATGTCCAGTGATGCAGCATGCAGAGCGGTGTTGCTcgcttttccttcttctGCACCCGTTCTCCTCGGGGACTGCACACGACAGATGACTCTACTGCCAGGGtcgttggtgctgccggtgctgttGCGGACTAGCTGcctgcgcttctctcccACAGCCcctcgccgcggcgctgttttcctctctgccgCCCAAAAGAAAACCAGACGATGGCGGgtagagaggggaggggctgcgTGGTGGCtctgagtgtgtgtgggtgtgggtgggtgcgtggGTCGGGCAGGGAGGGAAATGGAGAGCCAGGGAACAGACAGTCACCCGCTCACCGAcaggtgcgcgtgcagcgATGCCGACttgagagggggggggggagggtgaagCGAGAGAACGAGGCGGGGGAGGCGTAGGACTGCGTAGGCGCGTGCGTCTTTCGGCTGTTGAGTGGGTTTCATGCAGAACAGAAGGAGGCGTGTGCGAGGGAGGCGGGGAGCGAAGGGACAGACGCCAAGCAgagtgcacgtgtgtgtttgcgccCCCACGCATACATCGAGacaagaggtggaggagaagaggctgGTGAGCGGTGCGTGGATGCAGAGAGTTGGCACAGACAGATGGAGGGGcacaccacagcggcagcaagcTCGCCGACTCCCCCCGCAAGCACAAACACGCAGAGCCGCCTGCCTGAGTGGAGTGACCCTGCTAGGCAGTGGAGGGGGTGCACATCACCAGCATTCGTGCGATGCGGCACATCGTGAGTGAGAGACAGGGGCGCTCTCACTGAGcaaggcggcagaggcggagtGCAACGGGGAAGGCGGGGGACAGCGAGTCACCGGTGCGCGCTTGCCTGTCCttgagtgtgtgcgtggggggAGAGTCGGAGTGAAGCGCGTCGCGAAGCCGGGCCAGACGCGCCCACCACGCCCACGCGTGCGAGATCACGTTGGCTACCCGCCTTCGGCGCGCACTACTTCCCCTCCGGGCTTGGCCACAGGCCGCAGTCCCCGTCGCCTTTGCGCGCGCACCGCTAAGCGCGCAGACGTTTTTGTACGCCTGCAGCGAAATACGGAcgagaaaaggcaaaaaagagCCGCCGAGGGacgcagaaaaggggggcgtCGATAAACGCGATGCGAGacggacacgcacacgcgtgacgaaaaggggggcagcgcctcctcctcgcttttCCGCGAACTCGTGCGGGCGTGCTGCGTGCGCGAGTGTATGGGGGTGTCGCTGGGGTGCAGTTTTCGCCACGTCGCTCTTCCACCCGTGTCCTCTCGTGGGTGGTATTTTCATTGCATGGGCGTAGCCGCGACGTACACGCGAGCGCGGGTGCAAGACAACCGCGAGCCTTCGGGAAAGCACCACTACACAAAATGCAAACGCAAGCACTGAAATGggcgtgggaggggggaatagggagagggggggagggaagagagagggggggagggaagaaagaggggggagggaagagagaggggaaacagCGCCAACGCTGCGGGGACCAcagcaggagagaggcgtgggTGAGAAGAGCCCCACTCAGCGAGACGGCGTAGCCCAGCACGAAAAAACGTGTCCCCTCCAGccgacagacagagagaggggggtgagAGAGCCATGAGGCAACCACCCAGACGGGATTTAAAAGCAGGAGAATGCAGCACGGCGTTATGATCCACCGGTTAAGCCGGCGCACACGttcacgcgcacacgcatgctcCGTGGGTGCACGCTTGCCACCTCGACGATAGCAaacgccaccacacacacacacgcacggcagcagcgcataGCGCAAGAGGGCCGAAAACAAGATGAAGGACATGGGAAAATAAGACCGCGAATGTGCCTCCAGTGCGCGCACCAGGTAGGTCCTGCGTGTGTCCACCTTCCGCTGCCTAGGcgcactcacacgcacacatacacctgCGAACATacgcacagcgagagagagagagactagTATACATCTATGTACATACACGCCCACCAGGCGAGCAAGCCGTGAAACGCTCCTCGTCACTGCGCTCACGGGGGCGCGTCTTGGCGTACCGCTCCTCGCGTCCCCGTCATGCGCCCCGTCCTCAGAAAGGTCGGAAGCAACAGGCAAAGAGCCACATCGATGCGACGGCCCAATGGTCTacactgctgcggcacacaCGGCAGTAAGCCCGAGCACACCCCCGCGGCGCGCGCCATGGCACAccagggagagggagagggagaggggggcagagaagagagacgccgTGGGACACAGCGAAGGACGAGGACAGGGGCcgagcagcaccgacgcagGACGAGCCCGCAAACAgcgagaggggtggaggggcagcagcaacacaggCGTGCAAGAAAGGGGGTGAGAGGCCCCGCACACACGGCACCCTGCCCCAGCTGCGCAAGTCGGCCAGCACCACAAGACGAGAAGTGACCGCACGGGGGAGATGGTTGGgcggaaaagggagaaggggggaggagtagccacgccgccgcacagagagagaggccaggGCAACTATTCAGCTGGACCACAAGCTAACGCGCTgtggcacgcacgcacgtcccTCCGTCATCGCACACCCCAGAAGGGGGCCTGCGCCGGCGCGGGTGCGAAGCGGGGAAGGCGtgagcggcgccggcagcggaaTGCGCACGCCTCGCACTCAACGTGCACATCGGCCCGCCCACACagggctgccgctgctcctgcggGCGCCACCctgcctgcgccgccttcgtgcatacgcacacgcagacacacacgcacgccgcaGGCAGACGAAATCTGTCGCCGCAGCCATCCCCTCAACGCCGCTAGGGGAGGCAGACAGCAGAGGCACGATACGGAGCAAGCCCAGCCCGTCACCATCGGCACAGCGGCGGAAGGCGAGCGCCCCCCTACTCCAGGCTAGCCTCACCGCCCGCATGCCCCGAACACGGCTCCACCATGTTGGGGTGGCGGGGCCACCCGAGGCCCCTCGGCATTCGCACGACGATCACCTCGTCAGACATGCTCCCGCTCGCCCTGCGCGCATTGCGCTCCTCTGATGCGCGCCGTGACGCGGGACCGGTGAACGGCATCACGTCATCCCGCCACCCAATCgtgctcgcgctgcagctctcctTCTTGCTCGCCGGCGCCCTCGAGGCCGGAAGCACCCCCAGCGGCGCCCTCCGGAACAAGCGTGACTCACGCATCGCGGACGGCTCCTcggagcgcggcggcgctgtcatCCCCGAaggccgcggcgccgcgccgcccgcgccacagccaccCCCGCCCACAAGCGGGTTCAGCGCCCCACCAGCGCCAACGTCCGGCATGTcgcccgccaccacggcccCGCCGTTGCCCATCCGCTGGCGGGCCTGCGACACCGTCGCAATCCGAAGCGCTAGGCGGTTCATCAGCCCCTGCCAGtagtcctcctcgctcacaGCACGgctccgcggcggcgcaccaaCGCCCCACttgctcagcagcggctgcagctcgcgcacgcgctgcGCTACGGGGTACGGCGCAAAGCAGCTCGTCAGCACCAAGGCGatgccagcagcagggccGCTCATCGTGCCCAcagacgacagcagcgcaccagcagcactcgAGGCCGTCTCCGTCCCCGTCTCGTCCGGCAGGATCGCCTCGATCTccgtgcgcagcgcagcgtgaCGGCGCCCAGGCACAGCGTCCATCTGGAACATCTCCACCGCGAACGGCACACCGCGCAGCCCCTGCCGTCCCATCGCGGTGTGCGCAGCACCCGCGCGCTCCTCGTTCGACAGCGCCCACCACGCCGTCTCCGTCGCGACAACCTGCCCGCCATTCGCAACAGCCTCCGTGCGCGCAGCCATGTTCGGCGTGTCGCCGTAGTAGTCGTACCCCTTCGTCACCTCGTCGTACCGGATGTCGCACAGCCCGGTGTGgacccccacacgcacgcgcagcccGCACCACACCGCGGCgtactcctcctcgctcagccGCGCAGTCGGCGGCACGTAGTCGTCATCAGCGTCCGCGCGCGCAAGCTCGAACTCGCGGTACGCAGCGTCGATGGACACCGTCCCCCAGTCGTGCCCCAGCAGCTTCGTCTGGATCTCGCACGCAAGCCTCACAGCGCTGTGCGCGCTCTTGCACGCAATCATGAACGAGTCGCCGACCGTCTTCACCTCGTAGCACCCGTGCTTCGCGATCAGCTGCCGGATcacgcggtggtgcgccacAATCGCGTCAGCcatcagctgcggcagcacggcCCACAGCGCAGTGCTGCTCTCGATGTCCGTGAAGACCAGCGTCACCGGCTCGTCACCGTCCTTCGGCGCCGCGTCGTTGTCCCGGTTGTCCATGCAGCAGTACAGGAGCAGCCCAACAGCTGCAATCGACGCGACAACAAGCAGCACGACGCCGGCAATGATGCCGTTGCGCTCCGCAGGCGTCAGCGCACTCGACGCCACGCGAGGCCTGTACACCAAGGACGGCGTCATCGGagccgccagcggcggcacccgCGGGTCCAGCATCCTCTGCACGGAGAGCATCACAATGCTCTGCGCGCCGTAGTTGTGTTGCAAGCAGACCCTGCCGCTGGACGTCACTTTGCAGCCCCAATTAAAGGGGCCAAAGGCCATACCCTCGGTGAACATGACACCGTTGCGGTACAGCGCGTCAACCATCGCCGCACTGTTCGGCTCTGGTGTCATAGAGGCTAACTCTATGGCGAGCAACACCGTCATAATATTCATCAGGGAAGACGGTGTGTAGTTGCTTGGAACCTTCATTGCATAGTGGAACACCTGCATCAGCGGAAAATCGAGATAAACCTTCTCGGAGGTATCGCTCCAGAGCGGCAGGTTAGTGAACGTGATCACACGCGCCTGCACAGACGCTGGCGTCGACGAGAGGGCAGTGACAAGCGCGGTGTAATGAAGCGCCAAGTCATCGAAGACCACCACGACAATCGCAGACTTGTCCGCGATCAGAAAGTCCACAACGTCGGCGACATCCGCAGCCGTCACCGCGAGCACAAAGTTGATCTGCCTGCGAACAAGCGCACTCCCCACAGTCTTCGTGGAGGGCACCATGACCACAGAGGGGTTGTTATAGTTGAACGTCGCAGCAGACCTGTACAGCACAGCAGTGATGCTCGACGCCTCATCATCGGCGTAGCCATGCAGaaccacacgcacgccagAGCCGATCGACGTCACACGCCTCAGAGTCGCAAGGTTCTCGTACAGCAGGAAcatctgctgctccagcgttGGCATCAGGTACACGTAGTTCCGCATCGGCTCCACTAGATGTGGCCGGGGGTAGACGGGGGCAGGGACCAAGTAGCCATCAACCCTCATGCCCTTCGTTATCGCTCCCGCTACAACGTCCGCCGTGTAGTTCAGCAGTTGATgatccagcagcgcctgtgcgGTAGTCCGCTGGACGTTCAAATAGGAAAAGGTCAGAGGACGCGTCTCGAACCTGACGATCTTCAGAAATGCGGCTATGGCATTCCTGAAATTTAAGGCAGTACTTGTAAGAGCAGCATCGTCCGTGAAGACCAGCGTCAGAAAGTGCAGTGGCCGCGGCAAGCTCGTGTGGGTAGAGTAGCAGTCCTTCTGCACGTAGTTGAAGCCGGACTCCTCAATGGTGTTCCACACAGCGCTGTCAAGCTTCGAAACAATTGCCGCACGCCCGCCCTGGTTGCAGTAGCACACAGCACCGAGAAACGCGGCAACGGGGTTGCAGGGAGCGCCGTAGTCGCCAAGCACATAGTCCCCGCCAATTATGTAGCGCATCTGCTCAAACAACCCCGACCTATACGTCTTCGAACTCTGCATCCATCTTGCCTGCACCAGCGTCAACTGAATCACTTTGCCCGTAAGCCATCCAGTCAGCATCAGGTTCGCTGCGTTCGGGTGCTCGTTGAAGAACCTCCTCACGTCCGCGGCAGAGTCCGACGACGGTGGCTCATGCCCCCAAGGGCCGTACTCCCGCACAGCCTTTGCCTCGTCAGCCCACAGGCTCGCGTCGACGCGGCCGGTCTGCTCCATGTACTTCCCCATCTCGGCACGGAACGCTGGAATGTGCGTTGTGTTTGGCTGTGTCAGCGGAAAGGATGTGGCGCTCGACATGAGCTGTCCGTCCACAGGCGTCAGCTTCCCGGCCATCGCAAGGTCGTAGTACACCTGAAACGCGATCTTCTGCAGCGGGAAG
This genomic interval from Leishmania braziliensis MHOM/BR/75/M2904 complete genome, chromosome 17 contains the following:
- a CDS encoding receptor-type adenylate cyclase b, producing the protein NTYPHVIILWGMPGRQVAEFLRVVLTDPRTSSAYIMTCFPLQKIAFQVYYDLAMAGKLTPVDGQLMSSATSFPLTQPNTTHIPAFRAEMGKYMEQTGRVDASLWADEAKAVREYGPWGHEPPSSDSAADVRRFFNEHPNAANLMLTGWLTGKVIQLTLVQARWMQSSKTYRSGLFEQMRYIIGGDYVLGDYGAPCNPVAAFLGAVCYCNQGGRAAIVSKLDSAVWNTIEESGFNYVQKDCYSTHTSLPRPLHFLTLVFTDDAALTSTALNFRNAIAAFLKIVRFETRPLTFSYLNVQRTTAQALLDHQLLNYTADVVAGAITKGMRVDGYLVPAPVYPRPHLVEPMRNYVYLMPTLEQQMFLLYENLATLRRVTSIGSGVRVVLHGYADDEASSITAVLYRSAATFNYNNPSVVMVPSTKTVGSALVRRQINFVLAVTAADVADVVDFLIADKSAIVVVVFDDLALHYTALVTALSSTPASVQARVITFTNLPLWSDTSEKVYLDFPLMQVFHYAMKVPSNYTPSSLMNIMTVLLAIELASMTPEPNSAAMVDALYRNGVMFTEGMAFGPFNWGCKVTSSGRVCLQHNYGAQSIVMLSVQRMLDPRVPPLAAPMTPSLVYRPRVASSALTPAERNGIIAGVVLLVVASIAAVGLLLYCCMDNRDNDAAPKDGDEPVTLVFTDIESSTALWAVLPQLMADAIVAHHRVIRQLIAKHGCYEVKTVGDSFMIACKSAHSAVRLACEIQTKLLGHDWGTVSIDAAYREFELARADADDDYVPPTARLSEEEYAAVWCGLRVRVGVHTGLCDIRYDEVTKGYDYYGDTPNMAARTEAVANGGQVVATETAWWALSNEERAGAAHTAMGRQGLRGVPFAVEMFQMDAVPGRRHAALRTEIEAILPDETGTETASSAAGALLSSVGTMSGPAAGIALVLTSCFAPYPVAQRVRELQPLLSKWGVGAPPRSRAVSEEDYWQGLMNRLALRIATVSQARQRMGNGGAVVAGDMPDVGAGGALNPLVGGGGCGAGGAAPRPSGMTAPPRSEEPSAMRESRLFRRAPLGVLPASRAPASKKESCSASTIGWRDDVMPFTGPASRRASEERNARRASGSMSDEVIVVRMPRGLGWPRHPNMVEPCSGHAGGEASLE
- a CDS encoding putative receptor-type adenylate cyclase — its product is MAGKLTPVDGQLMSSANTLPVSYANVQHVELFRAEMGKYMEQTGRVDASLWADEAKAVREYGPWGHEPPSSDSAADVRRFFNEHPSSTQLMFAGWLPGKVIMQTLDQPLWITDRRAYVTGLFDQNRYIISEDYVLGDYGAPCTPVAAFLGAVCYCNQGGRAAILQHLHKASWTFSSRSAFNYAQSVCYLKNIAVSKPLSALILNFSDFPKLTAAAARMRTVIQNAVDGSGLDFAAFNPAMLNATQATGQGILDRELLNYTVDVITGPLLRSIDVNGTLVISPVFNRPSIVVPKSNYLFLMPTLEQEMYVLYSRMAVVTAVTSISAGVNLVLHEYSSASVRDITALGVKTAATFNLPDPSTAGISPGASVATSLAPDKINFVLGITEDDVGVIASFLVANPSAIAVISFCDLAHSYDSLVAAFSVMPTSVQARLMSFTSLPLWSDTSESALEASPLMRLFTTIFPDPASHTPSLLRNFLSIAFIQAVAYEKGGVVNSTSLQERVYTHGTINAHSMSLGPFQWSCTTTASGDDCIYENYGAQSIVMLSVQRMLDPRVPPLTAPMTPSLVYRPRVASSALTPAERNGIIAGVVLLVVASIAAVGLLLYCCMDNRDNDAAPKDGDEPVTLVFTDIESSTALWAALPQLMADAIVAHHRVIRQLIAKHGCYEVKTIGDSFMIACKSAHSAVRLACEIQTKLLGHDWGTVSIDAAYREFELARADADDDYVPPTARLSEEEYAAVWCGLRVRVGVHTGLCDIRYDEVTKGYDYYGDAPNMAARTEAVANGGQVVATETAWWALSNEERAGAAHTAMGRQGLRGVPFAVEMFQMDAVPGRRHAALRTEIEAILPDETATETASSAAGALLSSVGTMSGPAAGIALVLTSCFAPYPVAQRVRELQPLLSKWGVGAPPRSRAVSEEDYWQGLMNRLALRIATVSQARQRMGNGGAVVAGDMPDVGAGGALNPLVGGGGCGAGGAAPRPSGMTAPPRSEEPSAMREWLAINCLMSDAQVSLMDSLSLRRASSVRSSIGLMDTVVPFSAHTSGGSTAENSGGDDEVVTICITLGAPNARHVCDGASEEVIQ
- a CDS encoding putative receptor-type adenylate cyclase; its protein translation is MACWTLAATTCRRTCCVGAGAGLRLVALAVLAVVAAALSAAPPALAVDGNGGGSNDPVYLLNAMYSLDPFMANDAKALWLGIDAALYASGYKTANGRPIKIVDPDPKVDPSNITAVVRKALEDYPTLLGVIGPFLDPLMWSVLETAAFRDMDLMFLGPFTGSSAVRVWSDSVYYMRAEPRTEITVMLTHILKTIRARRTAFMYLTGVQFGDSEYQMVRAVFASFSLEPPALYSAPHSMTDSAVDMTVFDAMANTYPQVIILWGMPGRQVAEFLRVVLTDPRTSSAYIMTCFPLQRIAFQVYYDLAMAGKLTPVDGQLMSSANTLPVSYANVQHVELFRAEMGKYMEQTGRVDASLWADEAKAVREYGPWGHEPPSSDSAADVRRFFNEHPSSTQLMFAGWLPGKVIMQTLDQPLWITDRRAYVTGLFDQNRYMIAGDIVIGDYGAPCTPVAAFLGAVCYCNQGGRAAILQHLHKASWTFSFQSAFNYAQSVCYLKNIAVSKPLSALILNFSDLPKLTAAAARMRTVIQNAVDGSGLDFAAFNPAMLNATQATGQGILDRELLNYTVDVITGPLLRSIDVNGTLVISPVFNRPSIVVPKSNYLFLMPTLEQEMYVLYSRMAVVTAVTSISAGVNLVLHEYSSASVRDITALGVKTAATFNLPDPSTAGISPGASVATSLAPDKINFVLG